Proteins found in one Muntiacus reevesi chromosome 2, mMunRee1.1, whole genome shotgun sequence genomic segment:
- the PALB2 gene encoding partner and localizer of BRCA2 isoform X1 — translation MDEPPGKTLSCEEKEKLKEKLAFLKREYTKTLARLQRARRAEKLKNSIRRTVEEQDSSLQQEVSTQLTHTEPKNTISPRDTLQINIHVDEETGEKTPSSLDIEPGSFSSERVSVEGSRIQGSDYNQEHFPFRVNGPDAKKRQSKLLGRRKKEERTCISQERESLSDTDSLILSGKRLKEQEEINRENPRTPVTELRTYPLSSPKSAIPNSPAPVTETNVGSVLLLPSTKPQRDVDALLRGNYVPRATALPLPVPSDSSSGQRLEHTCPKSNCELTTHSLRNISSASPVNLEVEKKKMTVSTDNPEINKAGSTSSQAARSPNLEADNSRFINELTYDNLVENENQNLKEQNHTEMSLKSPNDALGGRNESLLEKEVLSQSKNLSLEVISPVSTEDQIHSCTVLEGLLFPAEYYVRTTRRMSSCQRKVALDAVIQSHLGVRKKGCKNKRTESAKKLNVSNEKTKQSEIKVSGTHAEQPSSRSPQKLLSLTEVSSSTGSTEDDFSRKTVTKPSGRKCRGKRKSACTSPLDHHELLLPASGTSGVNKSKKEIALHKDQNEKAVIHSKKRVKGKEGQKESSLSLSNYAYFSSDDDAFSAPFHWNEMLSLKHLSSFLNITDFQLPDEDFGSLKLEKLKSCSEKLTEPSGSKVHGEGHLKGESYIVVEEPSPKQSNIEKEDVEEELIILPGKAHPKMPSQRSQPRGKDLSSSILLFTPLNTLASDDSDRLTADLCSPAFPILGTTPAFGSQAHREKVSAEVVGQTCSPPRLSHLKATVSLASSRKQCDSWSSPPELESSQHVAGRAGHPSCDPGSGPQATTLPTESFTYGASQLQESPRHSAEQTEIAELPAWDSLNPGTLQLVSKLKNPSGSCSVDVSATWWEIAGFKEPCIVTACEYVVSLWKPLDAWQWEKIYSWHFTEVPVLQIVVVPDVCNLVCVALGNLEIREIRALFCSPDGKSEKQVLLSSGNIKAVLGLAKRRLVSSSGTLCDQQVEIMTFAEDGGSKEKQLLMPPEETILTFAEVQGMQEALLGTTIMNNIVIWNLKSGQLLKKMHIDDSYQASVCHKAYSEMGLLFVVLSHPCAKENELLGSPVFQLIVINPKTALSMGVMLYCLPHGQAGRFLEGDVKDHFAAAVLTSGTIAVWDLLLGHCTALLPPVSGQNWSFVKWSGTDSHLLAGQKDGNIFVYRY, via the exons ATGGACGAGCCTCCTGGGAAAACCCTCAGctgtgaagagaaggaaaag ttgaaagaaaaattagcatTTCTGAAAAGGGAATACACCAAGACATTGGCCCGCCTTCAA CGTGCCCGAAGAGCCGAGAAGCTTAAAAATTCTATTAGGAGAACAGTGGAAGAACAAGATTCCTCACTGCAGCAGGAAGTTTCAACACAGCTAACCCACACAG aacCTAAAAATACAATATCTCCTCGTGACACGTTGCAAATCAATATCCATGTTGATGAAGAAACTGGAGAAAAGACACCCAGCTCACTTGACATTGAACCTGGGTCGTTTAGCTCTGAACGCGTCTCAGTGGAAGGATCACGCATACAAGGATCAGATTATAATCAGGAACATTTTCCTTTCAGGGTCAATGGccctgatgctaagaaaaggcagagtaaactgctggggagaagaaagaaagaggagagaacaTGTATTTCACAGGAGAGAGAATCTCTCTCTGACACTGATTCGCTCATACTCTCTGGAAAAAGACTAAAGGAACAGGAAGAAATCAATAGAGAAAATCCTAGAACACCTGTAACTGAACTAAGAACTTACCCCCTTTCAAGTCCTAAGTCTGCCATTCCAAATTCTCCAGCACCAGTTACAGAAACTAACGTAGGGAGTGTATTACTTCTACCAAGCACCAAACCACAGAGAGATGTTGATGCCCTCCTTAGAGGAAATTATGTCCCCAGGGCGACTGCTCTTCCTCTGCCTGTGCCATCAGACAGCAGTAGCGGTCAGCGCCTCGAACACACATGTCCTAAAAGTAACTGCGAACTTACTACTCACAGCTTAAGAAACATTAGCTCTGCTTCACCTGTAAACTTAgaggtagagaagaaaaaaatgactgtCTCTACAGATAACCCAGAGATAAACAAAGCTGGAAGTACAAGTAGCCAGGCAGCTAGAAGTCCTAACTTAGAGGCAGATAATTCACGTTTTATAAATGAACTCACTTATGATAACTTAgtggaaaatgaaaaccaaaacttaaaagaacaaaatcacACAGAgatgtctcttaaatctcctaaTGATGCTCTTGGTGGTAGAAATGAAAGTCTTCTGGAGAAAGAGGTTCTAAGTCAGTCTAAGAATCTTAGCCTGGAAGTAATTTCTCCTGTTTCTACAGAAGATCAGATACATTCTTGCACGGTGCTTGAAGGCCTTCTCTTTCCTGCAGAGTATTACGTTAGGACAACACGGCGCATGTCAAGTTGCCAGAGGAAAGTAGCACTGGATGCTGTAATTCAGAGTCATTTAGGTGTCAGAAAAAAAGGCTGTAAAAATAAGAGGACAGAATCTGCTAAAAAACTAAACGTTTCCAATGAAAAAACTAAGCAAAGTGAAATTAAAGTATCTGGCACACATGCAGAACAACCAAGTTCAAGAAGTCCTCAGAAACTTCTCTCATTAACTGAAGTCAGCTCTTCCACTGGCTCCACAGAAGATGACTTTTCTAGGAAGACAGTTACTAAGCCATCaggtagaaaatgcagaggaaaaagaaagtcagcgTGCACCTCTCCGTTAGATCACCATGAACTACTTTTGCCAGCTTCTGGTACATCAGGTGTTAATAAGTCCAAGAAAGAAATTGCCTTGCACAAAGATCAGAATGAAAAGGCAGTTATTCACAGTAAGAAGAGAGTTAAAG GGAAGGAAGGTCAAAAAGAGAGCTCCCTTTCTCTCAGTAATTACGCTTATTTCTCTTCGGATGATGATGCCTTCAGTGCTCCATTTCATTGGAACGAAATGCTAAGTTTAAAGCATCTGTCGTCTTTTCTCAATATCACAGACTTTCAGTTACCTGACGAAGACTTTGGGTCTCTTAAGCTTGAAAAACTGAAGTCCTGCTCAGAAAAGCTGACGGAGCCTTCTGGATCAAAAGTACATGGAGAGGGGCATCTTAAAGGGGAAAGTTATATTGTTGTGGAGGAACCAAGCCCTAAACAAAGCAATATAGAAAAGGAAGACGTGGAAGAGGAACTAATTATTCTACCAGGAAAGGCACATCCGAAAATGCCAAGCCAAAGAAGCCAGCCTCGGGGAAAGGACCTTTCTTCATCCATTTTACTTTTCACTCCTTTGAATACTCTTGCCTCTGATGATAGTGACAGACTGACAGCAGACCTGTGCTCACCTGCTTTCCCCATATTAGGCACTACTCCAGCTTTTGGCTCCCAAGCCCACAGAGAAAAGGTCTCTGCAGAGGTGGTCGGACAAACCTGCTCTCCACCCCGTCTTTCTCACTTAAAAGCCACAGTCAGCTTGGCTAGCAGTCGTAAACAATGCGACAGCTGGAGCAGCCCCCCAGAGTTAGAGAGCAGCCAGCATGTGGCCGGAAGAGCAGGACATCCTTCCTGTGACCCTGGCTCTGGTCCCCAAGCAACAACTTTGCCCACCGAGTCTTTCACCTACGGAGCAAGTCAGCTCCAGGAATCACCGAGGCATTCCGCTGAGCAG ACTGAAATAGCAGAGCTTCCTGCTTGGGATAGCTTAAACCCAGGCACCCTACAGCTGGTTTCAAAGTTAAAG AATCCTTCAGGTTCTTGTTCTGTGGATGTGAGTGCCACGTGGTGGGAAATAGCTGGTTTCAAAGAGCCGTGTATCGTAACTGCTTGTGAATACGTCGTTTCTCTTTGGAAACCTCTGGATGCTTGGCAGTGGGAAAAAATTTATTCCTGGCACTTCACAGAG GTTCCGGTATTACAGATAGTTGTAGTGCCTGATGTTTGCAATCTTGTGTGCGTGGCTTTGGGAAATTTGGAAATCAGAGAAATCAG GGCACTATTTTGTTCTCCCGATGGTAAAAGTGAAAAGCAAGTTCTCCTGAGTTCTGGAAATATCAAAGCTGTGCTTGGCCTGGCAAAGAGGAGGCTCGTCAGTAGCAgtgggactctttgtgatcaGCAAGTCGAAATTATGACATTTGCCGAAGATGGAGG aagcaaagaaaaacagcttTTGATGCCCCCTGAAGAGACCATACTAACTTTTGCTGAGGTTCAAGGGATGCAGGAAGCTCTGCTTGGTACCACTATAATGAACAACATTGTTATTTG GAACTTAAAAAGTGGTCAGCTCCTGAAAAAGATGCACATCGATGATTCCTACCAAGCTTCAGTCTGTCACAAAGCTTACTCTGAAATG GGCCTCCTGTTTGTTGTTCTGAGCCACCCTTGCGCCAAAGAGAACGAGTTGTTGGGAAGCCCTGTGTTTCAGCTGATTGTGATTAACCCAAAGACAGCCCTGAGTATGGGTGTGATGCTCTACTGCCTTCCTCACGGGCAAGCTGGAAG GTTCCTGGAAGGCGACGTGAAAGACCATTTCGCAGCCGCAGTATTGACTTCTGGAACCATTGCCGTTTGGGACTTACTCCTGGGTCACTGCACTGCTCTCCTTCCTCCTGTCTCTGGCCAGAATTGGTCTTTCGTTAAATGGTCAGGTACAGATTCTCATTTGTTGGCTGGACAAAAAGATGGAAATATATTTGTATACCGCTACTAA
- the PALB2 gene encoding partner and localizer of BRCA2 isoform X3, translating to MDEPPGKTLSCEEKEKLKEKLAFLKREYTKTLARLQRARRAEKLKNSIRRTVEEQDSSLQQEVSTQLTHTEPKNTISPRDTLQINIHVDEETGEKTPSSLDIEPGSFSSERVSVEGSRIQGSDYNQEHFPFRVNGPDAKKRQSKLLGRRKKEERTCISQERESLSDTDSLILSGKRLKEQEEINRENPRTPVTELRTYPLSSPKSAIPNSPAPVTETNVGSVLLLPSTKPQRDVDALLRGNYVPRATALPLPVPSDSSSGQRLEHTCPKSNCELTTHSLRNISSASPVNLEVEKKKMTVSTDNPEINKAGSTSSQAARSPNLEADNSRFINELTYDNLVENENQNLKEQNHTEMSLKSPNDALGGRNESLLEKEVLSQSKNLSLEVISPVSTEDQIHSCTVLEGLLFPAEYYVRTTRRMSSCQRKVALDAVIQSHLGVRKKGCKNKRTESAKKLNVSNEKTKQSEIKVSGTHAEQPSSRSPQKLLSLTEVSSSTGSTEDDFSRKTVTKPSGRKCRGKRKSACTSPLDHHELLLPASGTSGVNKSKKEIALHKDQNEKAVIHSKKRVKGKEGQKESSLSLSNYAYFSSDDDAFSAPFHWNEMLSLKHLSSFLNITDFQLPDEDFGSLKLEKLKSCSEKLTEPSGSKVHGEGHLKGESYIVVEEPSPKQSNIEKEDVEEELIILPGKAHPKMPSQRSQPRGKDLSSSILLFTPLNTLASDDSDRLTADLCSPAFPILGTTPAFGSQAHREKVSAEVVGQTCSPPRLSHLKATVSLASSRKQCDSWSSPPELESSQHVAGRAGHPSCDPGSGPQATTLPTESFTYGASQLQESPRHSAEQTEIAELPAWDSLNPGTLQLVSKLKNPSGSCSVDVSATWWEIAGFKEPCIVTACEYVVSLWKPLDAWQWEKIYSWHFTEVPVLQIVVVPDVCNLVCVALGNLEIREIRALFCSPDGKSEKQVLLSSGNIKAVLGLAKRRLVSSSGTLCDQQVEIMTFAEDGGSKEKQLLMPPEETILTFAEVQGMQEALLGTTIMNNIVIWNLKSGQLLKKMHIDDSYQASVCHKAYSEMGEGFV from the exons ATGGACGAGCCTCCTGGGAAAACCCTCAGctgtgaagagaaggaaaag ttgaaagaaaaattagcatTTCTGAAAAGGGAATACACCAAGACATTGGCCCGCCTTCAA CGTGCCCGAAGAGCCGAGAAGCTTAAAAATTCTATTAGGAGAACAGTGGAAGAACAAGATTCCTCACTGCAGCAGGAAGTTTCAACACAGCTAACCCACACAG aacCTAAAAATACAATATCTCCTCGTGACACGTTGCAAATCAATATCCATGTTGATGAAGAAACTGGAGAAAAGACACCCAGCTCACTTGACATTGAACCTGGGTCGTTTAGCTCTGAACGCGTCTCAGTGGAAGGATCACGCATACAAGGATCAGATTATAATCAGGAACATTTTCCTTTCAGGGTCAATGGccctgatgctaagaaaaggcagagtaaactgctggggagaagaaagaaagaggagagaacaTGTATTTCACAGGAGAGAGAATCTCTCTCTGACACTGATTCGCTCATACTCTCTGGAAAAAGACTAAAGGAACAGGAAGAAATCAATAGAGAAAATCCTAGAACACCTGTAACTGAACTAAGAACTTACCCCCTTTCAAGTCCTAAGTCTGCCATTCCAAATTCTCCAGCACCAGTTACAGAAACTAACGTAGGGAGTGTATTACTTCTACCAAGCACCAAACCACAGAGAGATGTTGATGCCCTCCTTAGAGGAAATTATGTCCCCAGGGCGACTGCTCTTCCTCTGCCTGTGCCATCAGACAGCAGTAGCGGTCAGCGCCTCGAACACACATGTCCTAAAAGTAACTGCGAACTTACTACTCACAGCTTAAGAAACATTAGCTCTGCTTCACCTGTAAACTTAgaggtagagaagaaaaaaatgactgtCTCTACAGATAACCCAGAGATAAACAAAGCTGGAAGTACAAGTAGCCAGGCAGCTAGAAGTCCTAACTTAGAGGCAGATAATTCACGTTTTATAAATGAACTCACTTATGATAACTTAgtggaaaatgaaaaccaaaacttaaaagaacaaaatcacACAGAgatgtctcttaaatctcctaaTGATGCTCTTGGTGGTAGAAATGAAAGTCTTCTGGAGAAAGAGGTTCTAAGTCAGTCTAAGAATCTTAGCCTGGAAGTAATTTCTCCTGTTTCTACAGAAGATCAGATACATTCTTGCACGGTGCTTGAAGGCCTTCTCTTTCCTGCAGAGTATTACGTTAGGACAACACGGCGCATGTCAAGTTGCCAGAGGAAAGTAGCACTGGATGCTGTAATTCAGAGTCATTTAGGTGTCAGAAAAAAAGGCTGTAAAAATAAGAGGACAGAATCTGCTAAAAAACTAAACGTTTCCAATGAAAAAACTAAGCAAAGTGAAATTAAAGTATCTGGCACACATGCAGAACAACCAAGTTCAAGAAGTCCTCAGAAACTTCTCTCATTAACTGAAGTCAGCTCTTCCACTGGCTCCACAGAAGATGACTTTTCTAGGAAGACAGTTACTAAGCCATCaggtagaaaatgcagaggaaaaagaaagtcagcgTGCACCTCTCCGTTAGATCACCATGAACTACTTTTGCCAGCTTCTGGTACATCAGGTGTTAATAAGTCCAAGAAAGAAATTGCCTTGCACAAAGATCAGAATGAAAAGGCAGTTATTCACAGTAAGAAGAGAGTTAAAG GGAAGGAAGGTCAAAAAGAGAGCTCCCTTTCTCTCAGTAATTACGCTTATTTCTCTTCGGATGATGATGCCTTCAGTGCTCCATTTCATTGGAACGAAATGCTAAGTTTAAAGCATCTGTCGTCTTTTCTCAATATCACAGACTTTCAGTTACCTGACGAAGACTTTGGGTCTCTTAAGCTTGAAAAACTGAAGTCCTGCTCAGAAAAGCTGACGGAGCCTTCTGGATCAAAAGTACATGGAGAGGGGCATCTTAAAGGGGAAAGTTATATTGTTGTGGAGGAACCAAGCCCTAAACAAAGCAATATAGAAAAGGAAGACGTGGAAGAGGAACTAATTATTCTACCAGGAAAGGCACATCCGAAAATGCCAAGCCAAAGAAGCCAGCCTCGGGGAAAGGACCTTTCTTCATCCATTTTACTTTTCACTCCTTTGAATACTCTTGCCTCTGATGATAGTGACAGACTGACAGCAGACCTGTGCTCACCTGCTTTCCCCATATTAGGCACTACTCCAGCTTTTGGCTCCCAAGCCCACAGAGAAAAGGTCTCTGCAGAGGTGGTCGGACAAACCTGCTCTCCACCCCGTCTTTCTCACTTAAAAGCCACAGTCAGCTTGGCTAGCAGTCGTAAACAATGCGACAGCTGGAGCAGCCCCCCAGAGTTAGAGAGCAGCCAGCATGTGGCCGGAAGAGCAGGACATCCTTCCTGTGACCCTGGCTCTGGTCCCCAAGCAACAACTTTGCCCACCGAGTCTTTCACCTACGGAGCAAGTCAGCTCCAGGAATCACCGAGGCATTCCGCTGAGCAG ACTGAAATAGCAGAGCTTCCTGCTTGGGATAGCTTAAACCCAGGCACCCTACAGCTGGTTTCAAAGTTAAAG AATCCTTCAGGTTCTTGTTCTGTGGATGTGAGTGCCACGTGGTGGGAAATAGCTGGTTTCAAAGAGCCGTGTATCGTAACTGCTTGTGAATACGTCGTTTCTCTTTGGAAACCTCTGGATGCTTGGCAGTGGGAAAAAATTTATTCCTGGCACTTCACAGAG GTTCCGGTATTACAGATAGTTGTAGTGCCTGATGTTTGCAATCTTGTGTGCGTGGCTTTGGGAAATTTGGAAATCAGAGAAATCAG GGCACTATTTTGTTCTCCCGATGGTAAAAGTGAAAAGCAAGTTCTCCTGAGTTCTGGAAATATCAAAGCTGTGCTTGGCCTGGCAAAGAGGAGGCTCGTCAGTAGCAgtgggactctttgtgatcaGCAAGTCGAAATTATGACATTTGCCGAAGATGGAGG aagcaaagaaaaacagcttTTGATGCCCCCTGAAGAGACCATACTAACTTTTGCTGAGGTTCAAGGGATGCAGGAAGCTCTGCTTGGTACCACTATAATGAACAACATTGTTATTTG GAACTTAAAAAGTGGTCAGCTCCTGAAAAAGATGCACATCGATGATTCCTACCAAGCTTCAGTCTGTCACAAAGCTTACTCTGAAATG GGTGAAGGTTTTGTCTAG
- the PALB2 gene encoding partner and localizer of BRCA2 isoform X2: protein MDEPPGKTLSCEEKEKLKEKLAFLKREYTKTLARLQRARRAEKLKNSIRRTVEEQDSSLQQEVSTQLTHTEPKNTISPRDTLQINIHVDEETGEKTPSSLDIEPGSFSSERVSVEGSRIQGSDYNQEHFPFRVNGPDAKKRQSKLLGRRKKEERTCISQERESLSDTDSLILSGKRLKEQEEINRENPRTPVTELRTYPLSSPKSAIPNSPAPVTETNVGSVLLLPSTKPQRDVDALLRGNYVPRATALPLPVPSDSSSGQRLEHTCPKSNCELTTHSLRNISSASPVNLEVEKKKMTVSTDNPEINKAGSTSSQAARSPNLEADNSRFINELTYDNLVENENQNLKEQNHTEMSLKSPNDALGGRNESLLEKEVLSQSKNLSLEVISPVSTEDQIHSCTVLEGLLFPAEYYVRTTRRMSSCQRKVALDAVIQSHLGVRKKGCKNKRTESAKKLNVSNEKTKQSEIKVSGTHAEQPSSRSPQKLLSLTEVSSSTGSTEDDFSRKTVTKPSGRKCRGKRKSACTSPLDHHELLLPASGTSGVNKSKKEIALHKDQNEKAVIHSKKRVKGKEGQKESSLSLSNYAYFSSDDDAFSAPFHWNEMLSLKHLSSFLNITDFQLPDEDFGSLKLEKLKSCSEKLTEPSGSKVHGEGHLKGESYIVVEEPSPKQSNIEKEDVEEELIILPGKAHPKMPSQRSQPRGKDLSSSILLFTPLNTLASDDSDRLTADLCSPAFPILGTTPAFGSQAHREKVSAEVVGQTCSPPRLSHLKATVSLASSRKQCDSWSSPPELESSQHVAGRAGHPSCDPGSGPQATTLPTESFTYGASQLQESPRHSAEQTEIAELPAWDSLNPGTLQLVSKLKNPSGSCSVDVSATWWEIAGFKEPCIVTACEYVVSLWKPLDAWQWEKIYSWHFTEVPVLQIVVVPDVCNLVCVALGNLEIREIRALFCSPDGKSEKQVLLSSGNIKAVLGLAKRRLVSSSGTLCDQQVEIMTFAEDGGSKEKQLLMPPEETILTFAEVQGMQEALLGTTIMNNIVIWNLKSGQLLKKMHIDDSYQASVCHKAYSEMVPGRRRERPFRSRSIDFWNHCRLGLTPGSLHCSPSSCLWPELVFR from the exons ATGGACGAGCCTCCTGGGAAAACCCTCAGctgtgaagagaaggaaaag ttgaaagaaaaattagcatTTCTGAAAAGGGAATACACCAAGACATTGGCCCGCCTTCAA CGTGCCCGAAGAGCCGAGAAGCTTAAAAATTCTATTAGGAGAACAGTGGAAGAACAAGATTCCTCACTGCAGCAGGAAGTTTCAACACAGCTAACCCACACAG aacCTAAAAATACAATATCTCCTCGTGACACGTTGCAAATCAATATCCATGTTGATGAAGAAACTGGAGAAAAGACACCCAGCTCACTTGACATTGAACCTGGGTCGTTTAGCTCTGAACGCGTCTCAGTGGAAGGATCACGCATACAAGGATCAGATTATAATCAGGAACATTTTCCTTTCAGGGTCAATGGccctgatgctaagaaaaggcagagtaaactgctggggagaagaaagaaagaggagagaacaTGTATTTCACAGGAGAGAGAATCTCTCTCTGACACTGATTCGCTCATACTCTCTGGAAAAAGACTAAAGGAACAGGAAGAAATCAATAGAGAAAATCCTAGAACACCTGTAACTGAACTAAGAACTTACCCCCTTTCAAGTCCTAAGTCTGCCATTCCAAATTCTCCAGCACCAGTTACAGAAACTAACGTAGGGAGTGTATTACTTCTACCAAGCACCAAACCACAGAGAGATGTTGATGCCCTCCTTAGAGGAAATTATGTCCCCAGGGCGACTGCTCTTCCTCTGCCTGTGCCATCAGACAGCAGTAGCGGTCAGCGCCTCGAACACACATGTCCTAAAAGTAACTGCGAACTTACTACTCACAGCTTAAGAAACATTAGCTCTGCTTCACCTGTAAACTTAgaggtagagaagaaaaaaatgactgtCTCTACAGATAACCCAGAGATAAACAAAGCTGGAAGTACAAGTAGCCAGGCAGCTAGAAGTCCTAACTTAGAGGCAGATAATTCACGTTTTATAAATGAACTCACTTATGATAACTTAgtggaaaatgaaaaccaaaacttaaaagaacaaaatcacACAGAgatgtctcttaaatctcctaaTGATGCTCTTGGTGGTAGAAATGAAAGTCTTCTGGAGAAAGAGGTTCTAAGTCAGTCTAAGAATCTTAGCCTGGAAGTAATTTCTCCTGTTTCTACAGAAGATCAGATACATTCTTGCACGGTGCTTGAAGGCCTTCTCTTTCCTGCAGAGTATTACGTTAGGACAACACGGCGCATGTCAAGTTGCCAGAGGAAAGTAGCACTGGATGCTGTAATTCAGAGTCATTTAGGTGTCAGAAAAAAAGGCTGTAAAAATAAGAGGACAGAATCTGCTAAAAAACTAAACGTTTCCAATGAAAAAACTAAGCAAAGTGAAATTAAAGTATCTGGCACACATGCAGAACAACCAAGTTCAAGAAGTCCTCAGAAACTTCTCTCATTAACTGAAGTCAGCTCTTCCACTGGCTCCACAGAAGATGACTTTTCTAGGAAGACAGTTACTAAGCCATCaggtagaaaatgcagaggaaaaagaaagtcagcgTGCACCTCTCCGTTAGATCACCATGAACTACTTTTGCCAGCTTCTGGTACATCAGGTGTTAATAAGTCCAAGAAAGAAATTGCCTTGCACAAAGATCAGAATGAAAAGGCAGTTATTCACAGTAAGAAGAGAGTTAAAG GGAAGGAAGGTCAAAAAGAGAGCTCCCTTTCTCTCAGTAATTACGCTTATTTCTCTTCGGATGATGATGCCTTCAGTGCTCCATTTCATTGGAACGAAATGCTAAGTTTAAAGCATCTGTCGTCTTTTCTCAATATCACAGACTTTCAGTTACCTGACGAAGACTTTGGGTCTCTTAAGCTTGAAAAACTGAAGTCCTGCTCAGAAAAGCTGACGGAGCCTTCTGGATCAAAAGTACATGGAGAGGGGCATCTTAAAGGGGAAAGTTATATTGTTGTGGAGGAACCAAGCCCTAAACAAAGCAATATAGAAAAGGAAGACGTGGAAGAGGAACTAATTATTCTACCAGGAAAGGCACATCCGAAAATGCCAAGCCAAAGAAGCCAGCCTCGGGGAAAGGACCTTTCTTCATCCATTTTACTTTTCACTCCTTTGAATACTCTTGCCTCTGATGATAGTGACAGACTGACAGCAGACCTGTGCTCACCTGCTTTCCCCATATTAGGCACTACTCCAGCTTTTGGCTCCCAAGCCCACAGAGAAAAGGTCTCTGCAGAGGTGGTCGGACAAACCTGCTCTCCACCCCGTCTTTCTCACTTAAAAGCCACAGTCAGCTTGGCTAGCAGTCGTAAACAATGCGACAGCTGGAGCAGCCCCCCAGAGTTAGAGAGCAGCCAGCATGTGGCCGGAAGAGCAGGACATCCTTCCTGTGACCCTGGCTCTGGTCCCCAAGCAACAACTTTGCCCACCGAGTCTTTCACCTACGGAGCAAGTCAGCTCCAGGAATCACCGAGGCATTCCGCTGAGCAG ACTGAAATAGCAGAGCTTCCTGCTTGGGATAGCTTAAACCCAGGCACCCTACAGCTGGTTTCAAAGTTAAAG AATCCTTCAGGTTCTTGTTCTGTGGATGTGAGTGCCACGTGGTGGGAAATAGCTGGTTTCAAAGAGCCGTGTATCGTAACTGCTTGTGAATACGTCGTTTCTCTTTGGAAACCTCTGGATGCTTGGCAGTGGGAAAAAATTTATTCCTGGCACTTCACAGAG GTTCCGGTATTACAGATAGTTGTAGTGCCTGATGTTTGCAATCTTGTGTGCGTGGCTTTGGGAAATTTGGAAATCAGAGAAATCAG GGCACTATTTTGTTCTCCCGATGGTAAAAGTGAAAAGCAAGTTCTCCTGAGTTCTGGAAATATCAAAGCTGTGCTTGGCCTGGCAAAGAGGAGGCTCGTCAGTAGCAgtgggactctttgtgatcaGCAAGTCGAAATTATGACATTTGCCGAAGATGGAGG aagcaaagaaaaacagcttTTGATGCCCCCTGAAGAGACCATACTAACTTTTGCTGAGGTTCAAGGGATGCAGGAAGCTCTGCTTGGTACCACTATAATGAACAACATTGTTATTTG GAACTTAAAAAGTGGTCAGCTCCTGAAAAAGATGCACATCGATGATTCCTACCAAGCTTCAGTCTGTCACAAAGCTTACTCTGAAATG GTTCCTGGAAGGCGACGTGAAAGACCATTTCGCAGCCGCAGTATTGACTTCTGGAACCATTGCCGTTTGGGACTTACTCCTGGGTCACTGCACTGCTCTCCTTCCTCCTGTCTCTGGCCAGAATTGGTCTTTCGTTAA